The proteins below are encoded in one region of Aeromonas jandaei:
- a CDS encoding BMP family lipoprotein, whose amino-acid sequence MTKVLKLATVASLTLAALSAQAASEPAVIYDTAGKYDKSFNEAVFRNGVELYNKDKGVKVKEFEPQNEAQREQGLRRLASRGNGPIVAVGFNMGSAVEKVATEFPKTQFTIIDMVVDKPNVQSVIFKEHEGSFLVGALAAIASKTGKVGFVGGMDIPLIRKFECGYEQGAKYVNPKIEVFQNMAGSTPAAFADPAKGAELAKSQFAKGADVVYAAAGGTGIGVYQAAKDSGKFAIGVDSNQNHLQPGTMLTSMVKSVGLAAYQTWDDAAKGQWKPGIKNLGLAEGGVDWALDKDNEKLITPEMKAKVDAIKAEIISGKVKVHDYMSDNTCKY is encoded by the coding sequence GTGACTAAAGTGCTCAAACTGGCCACCGTGGCCTCCCTCACTCTCGCTGCTCTCTCTGCTCAGGCTGCTTCCGAGCCGGCCGTGATCTATGACACCGCGGGCAAGTACGACAAATCATTCAACGAAGCCGTGTTCCGTAACGGCGTCGAGCTTTACAACAAGGACAAAGGGGTAAAGGTCAAAGAGTTTGAGCCCCAGAACGAAGCCCAGCGCGAGCAGGGTCTGCGTCGTCTGGCCAGCCGTGGCAACGGCCCGATCGTGGCGGTCGGCTTCAACATGGGTTCTGCGGTAGAGAAAGTGGCGACCGAATTCCCGAAAACCCAGTTCACCATCATCGACATGGTGGTCGACAAGCCGAACGTCCAGTCCGTCATCTTCAAGGAGCATGAAGGTTCCTTCCTGGTGGGCGCACTGGCTGCCATCGCCTCCAAAACCGGCAAGGTCGGTTTCGTGGGCGGCATGGACATCCCGCTGATCCGCAAGTTCGAGTGCGGCTACGAGCAGGGCGCCAAGTACGTCAATCCGAAGATCGAAGTGTTCCAGAACATGGCGGGCTCCACCCCGGCCGCGTTTGCTGACCCGGCCAAAGGTGCCGAGCTGGCCAAGTCCCAGTTCGCCAAAGGCGCTGACGTGGTTTACGCCGCAGCCGGCGGTACCGGTATCGGTGTCTATCAGGCAGCCAAGGACAGCGGCAAGTTTGCCATCGGCGTAGACTCCAACCAGAACCACCTGCAACCGGGCACCATGCTGACCTCCATGGTCAAGTCTGTGGGTCTGGCTGCTTACCAAACCTGGGATGACGCGGCCAAAGGCCAGTGGAAACCGGGTATCAAGAACCTGGGTCTGGCCGAAGGCGGTGTGGATTGGGCGCTCGACAAGGACAACGAGAAGCTGATCACCCCGGAGATGAAAGCCAAGGTGGATGCCATCAAGGCCGAGATTATTTCAGGCAAGGTCAAGGTTCATGACTACATGAGCGACAATACCTGCAAATACTAA
- the uvrD gene encoding DNA helicase II yields the protein MDVSTLLDGLNDKQRDAVAAPRSNLLVLAGAGSGKTRVLVHRIAWLMQVERCSPFSIIAVTFTNKAAAEMRGRVEKVIGDGVRGMWIGTFHGIAHRLLRAHHLDAGLPQDFQILDSDDQYRLIRRVLKALNLDEKHWAPRAVMGYINGKKDEGLRPGDIDLYGDPVTRTYQQIYKTYQETCDRSGLVDFAELLLRAHELWLNKPHILEHYRDRFQNILVDEFQDTNGIQYAWLRMLAGNSGKVMIVGDDDQSIYGWRGAKIENIQRFLTDYQGAETIRLEQNYRSTANILKAANSVIANNAERLGKELWTEGAEGDPISLYAAFNEVDEARFVVGRLKDWKEKGGLLADCAILYRSNAQSRVLEEALMQDAMPYRIYGGLRFFERQEIKDAMAYLRLINNRGDDASFERVVNTPTRGIGDRTLEILRGNARDQGLNLWQSAKALLNDKVLTGRAGNAVRGFVELIDALEEQVSMLPLHQQADIAIQNSGLKAMYLAEKGEKSQARVENLDELVTACRQYQRPDELEDMSDLSAFLAHAALESGENQADEYADAVQLMTLHSAKGLEFPLVLLVGVEEGMFPSQQSTEESGRLEEERRLCYVGMTRAMEKLYICYAESRRIYGREMFHKPSRFIREMPAECLEEIRLRTQVSRPTQYGRFSQNEVQQSFDASGIKLGQRVLHPKFGEGVVLNFEGVGQQSRVQIQFDDVGAKWLVTAYARLEAL from the coding sequence ATGGACGTTTCAACCCTGCTCGACGGGCTCAACGACAAGCAAAGAGATGCCGTTGCGGCGCCCCGCAGCAACCTGCTGGTGCTGGCCGGTGCCGGTTCGGGCAAGACCCGGGTACTGGTGCACCGTATCGCCTGGCTGATGCAGGTGGAACGCTGTTCACCCTTCTCCATCATCGCGGTCACCTTTACCAACAAGGCGGCGGCCGAGATGCGCGGCCGGGTCGAGAAGGTGATCGGCGACGGCGTGCGCGGCATGTGGATCGGCACCTTCCACGGCATCGCCCACCGCCTGCTGCGGGCCCATCATCTGGATGCGGGCTTGCCGCAGGATTTCCAGATCCTCGACTCCGACGACCAGTACCGGCTGATCCGCCGGGTGCTCAAGGCGCTCAACCTCGACGAGAAGCACTGGGCCCCGCGCGCCGTGATGGGCTACATCAACGGCAAGAAAGATGAAGGCTTGCGCCCCGGCGACATCGACCTCTACGGCGACCCTGTCACCCGCACCTATCAGCAGATCTACAAGACCTATCAGGAGACCTGCGATCGCTCCGGTCTGGTGGACTTCGCCGAGCTGCTGCTGCGCGCCCACGAACTGTGGCTGAACAAGCCGCACATCCTCGAGCACTACCGCGACCGCTTCCAGAACATCCTGGTGGACGAGTTTCAGGATACCAACGGCATCCAGTACGCCTGGCTGCGGATGCTGGCGGGCAACAGCGGCAAGGTGATGATCGTCGGCGACGATGACCAGTCCATCTACGGCTGGCGCGGCGCCAAGATCGAGAACATCCAGCGCTTCCTGACCGACTATCAGGGGGCCGAGACCATCCGCCTCGAGCAGAACTACCGCTCCACCGCCAATATCCTCAAGGCCGCCAACAGCGTCATCGCCAACAACGCCGAGCGTCTTGGCAAGGAGCTGTGGACCGAAGGGGCCGAGGGCGACCCGATTTCCCTCTACGCCGCCTTCAACGAGGTGGACGAAGCGCGCTTCGTGGTCGGCCGTCTCAAGGACTGGAAAGAGAAAGGGGGCTTGCTCGCCGACTGCGCCATCCTCTATCGCTCCAACGCCCAGTCACGGGTGCTGGAAGAGGCGCTGATGCAGGACGCCATGCCCTACCGCATCTACGGCGGCCTGCGCTTCTTCGAGCGGCAAGAGATCAAGGACGCCATGGCCTACCTGCGGCTTATCAACAACCGTGGCGACGACGCCAGCTTCGAGCGGGTGGTCAACACCCCGACCCGCGGCATCGGCGATCGCACCCTCGAGATCCTGCGCGGCAACGCCCGCGATCAGGGGCTCAACCTGTGGCAATCGGCCAAGGCCCTGCTCAACGACAAGGTGCTGACCGGTCGCGCCGGCAATGCGGTGCGCGGCTTTGTCGAGCTGATCGACGCGCTGGAGGAGCAGGTTTCCATGCTGCCGCTGCACCAGCAAGCGGATATCGCCATCCAGAACTCCGGCCTCAAGGCGATGTATCTGGCGGAAAAAGGCGAGAAATCCCAGGCGCGGGTAGAGAACCTGGACGAACTGGTCACCGCCTGCCGCCAGTACCAGCGCCCGGACGAGCTGGAAGATATGAGCGATCTCTCCGCCTTCCTCGCCCACGCGGCGCTGGAATCGGGCGAGAATCAGGCGGACGAATATGCCGACGCGGTGCAGCTGATGACCTTGCACAGCGCCAAGGGGCTGGAGTTCCCGCTGGTGCTGCTGGTCGGCGTCGAAGAGGGCATGTTCCCCAGCCAGCAATCCACCGAGGAGTCGGGCCGGCTGGAGGAGGAGCGCCGCCTATGTTACGTCGGCATGACCCGCGCCATGGAGAAGCTCTACATCTGTTATGCCGAGAGCCGCCGTATCTACGGCCGCGAGATGTTCCACAAGCCGAGCCGCTTTATCCGCGAGATGCCCGCCGAGTGTCTGGAAGAGATCCGGCTGCGCACTCAGGTCAGCCGCCCCACCCAGTACGGTCGCTTTAGCCAGAACGAGGTGCAGCAGAGCTTTGACGCCAGCGGCATCAAGCTCGGCCAGCGGGTGCTCCATCCGAAATTCGGCGAAGGGGTGGTACTCAACTTCGAAGGGGTCGGCCAGCAGAGCCGGGTGCAGATCCAGTTCGACGACGTCGGCGCCAAGTGGCTGGTGACGGCGTATGCCAGATTGGAAGCGCTGTAA
- a CDS encoding PmeII family type II restriction endonuclease, whose product MNSVRNEDISDFIEKKISEYDEKLLDGLKKLKLKDVLKRKNPYLFKAKGITSPYELIRPLLDAFLSSKEEAVFGGVLEEIAININNRVYGGMKSAAEGIDLEFNKDGKKYLVSIKSGPNWGNSSQIKRMVDNFNKAKKILRTTNNNDTEIIAINGCCYGIDRSPYKKEGYYKLCGAKFWEFITGNQNFHRELIAIIAKDKCNRIKHSHGKYEEVIANFEKDFSLQFCTKNGDIDWDKIIALSSEE is encoded by the coding sequence ATGAACTCTGTACGCAATGAAGATATTTCGGATTTTATTGAAAAAAAGATTAGCGAGTATGATGAAAAATTACTTGATGGACTTAAAAAGTTAAAACTAAAAGATGTTTTAAAACGCAAGAACCCATATTTATTCAAAGCTAAAGGCATCACATCCCCTTATGAATTAATAAGGCCTCTACTAGATGCATTTTTATCCTCTAAAGAAGAAGCTGTTTTTGGTGGAGTACTAGAGGAAATAGCTATAAATATAAACAATCGCGTGTATGGCGGCATGAAGTCTGCGGCGGAAGGAATAGACCTCGAATTTAATAAAGATGGAAAAAAATATTTAGTATCCATCAAATCTGGCCCTAATTGGGGTAATTCGTCACAAATTAAAAGAATGGTTGATAACTTCAATAAAGCAAAAAAAATATTACGAACAACAAATAACAACGATACAGAAATTATTGCCATTAATGGCTGCTGTTATGGTATTGACCGGTCTCCATATAAAAAAGAAGGATACTATAAGCTTTGTGGTGCGAAATTTTGGGAGTTCATAACTGGGAACCAAAATTTTCATCGAGAGTTAATAGCAATTATTGCAAAAGATAAGTGCAATAGAATCAAGCATTCTCATGGAAAATATGAAGAAGTCATAGCGAATTTTGAAAAAGATTTTTCCTTACAATTCTGTACCAAAAATGGCGATATTGATTGGGATAAGATCATAGCTCTTAGCTCAGAAGAATAA